GCAGCAGTATGCGCAGGCAAAACTGGCGGCCACGCTGGTCTACAGCGGCAATGTGGCGGCGATCTTTGCTCCTGACAGCGCGGTCACCAGTTTGCGCTACCGCTCCCGGGTACTGAAAACCGTGGCAACACCTGAACAGTTGCGCCAGCAGGTCAGCCAGGGGCCGAATAACGAAGAGCGCACTATTGCGCTGCATACGCTGCTGGTGCGCGATCTTACTGAAAACCGCTTTAGCGACTGGCTAAAAGACCGAAAACTCGCCAGCGCCATCACGCAACCGGTTATCGGTGAGGCATTCGACGACGTCAATCTGAGTACGTTTGACTGGAACGGCGACGCCGCCGAAGTCGGTTATGTGTGCCGCAGCCTCAATGACACCGTCGGCACGCTGAGCAAAACGCCCGACGATGCCCATGCGCTGAACTGTCTGGGCGAGTTTTTCCGTACCTCGCAAACGCATGTCGACTTGTGGAAAGACAGCGCAGGCAACGGCGAGCTAGAAACCGCTATCCAGCAAAAAGATCCTGTCGGACAGTTTAACCGCCAGCATTATTATCAGCAGGTCATCGCCTCGCCGAAGGCCGAGCACGAAGACAGAAGCTATGCGCTGTATCGGGCCATCATGTGCTACGCCCCGTCCGGATCGAATGAGTGTGGCGGAGAAGAGGTGGACAAACAGCAGCGTAAAGGCTGGTTCACACAGTTGAAAACCCAGTATCCGGGCAGTCCGTGGGCGCAAAAACTCAAATACTACTGGTAATTGCGCTCCTGGCGGGACAGGCGCAGGCAGTTGAGACGGTTACCGCCCGCGAACACCCGGCCTTCTGGCTCTGGTCAGGCGTGAAAGCCAGCGATGAACTGAGAGCGGCCCGGACGGTCTATCTGCATCAGGGTGAAGTGTTGGTACGGGCAAAGGGCGTGGAGTTTCAGCGTCTGGGGCTTCCCGTAAGCCGCCTGACGTTTCCGTCTATATGGCTTACCGTGCGCTTCACCACGCTCGACGTACCGGATGCTATTCCGGCACGTATTGTGCGACTGATGCAGCGCTGGCAGGCGGCGGGAAATCAGGTTGTGGGACTGCAGGTCGATTTTGATGCTGCGACACATCAACTGGCTGACTATACTCACTTTCTGCGGGCATTGCGCCAACAGTTGCCCCCCAACTTTGCCCTTGGAGTGACAGGGCTGCTGGACTGGGCGAAAACGGGGGACATCGCAACGCTGAATACGCTGCCGGTTGATGAACTGGTGGTTCAGAGCTATCAGGGACGACGTACGGTGGTGAATTATCAGGACTACCTGCCCGCCCTCACCCGACTGCGTATTCCGTTTAAGCTTGGGCTGGTACAGCACGGAAAACGGGACAGCCAGGCGGAAGCGCAGTTACGCACATCCCCCTGGTATCGTGGCACGGTCGTCTTTATGCTCAACCCCGACGCGCGTTAAGCCTGCGCCTTGTGGTGGCAGCAGCCAGAAAGGTTTTCAATAATCGGACATTCCGCGCTGTCATCACCCGGGCACGACGCCGCCAGCGCCAGCAGTTGGGTGCGCATCGACTGTAATTCGCTGATATGGCGCTCAATTTCCGCCACTTTCTCCAGCGTCCGCTTTTTGACGTCCGCACTGTGACGCCCCGGATCGTTGAACAGATTCACCAGCTCACCACACTCTTCAAGGTTGAATCCCACCTGACGCGCCTGGCGCAGCAGCGTTAGCTCATTCAGATGCTGTTGCCCGTACGTGCGATAGCCGTTTTCACCACGCAGTGGCGGTGTAACCAGCCCTTTTTCTTCATAAAAGCGGATCGCTTTACTGGTTAAGCCGGTTTTTTTTGCTACATCGCTGATATTCACAAGTCCTCCGCACCTTACGCTGTGGCATCGTGCCATTATAACGTACTTGTTGCTGACACCACACACCCATCCCGTTGATGCCACTAACCTCTAAACATTTCATTGCTCCCGGGCTATACCGCTGTCACTTTCCCCTTTTGCCCGCAGCGCCGATCGGTCGTGCCTGATAAACAGTGAAGAACATCGAAACGGGCGCACCTTTTTCTGTAACAATTGCCTGTTATAAGTGATCGCTTTCTCAATTCTCACTCTTTCATCTTTCAATTCTACGC
The DNA window shown above is from Citrobacter farmeri and carries:
- a CDS encoding DUF3142 domain-containing protein produces the protein MGAKTQILLVIALLAGQAQAVETVTAREHPAFWLWSGVKASDELRAARTVYLHQGEVLVRAKGVEFQRLGLPVSRLTFPSIWLTVRFTTLDVPDAIPARIVRLMQRWQAAGNQVVGLQVDFDAATHQLADYTHFLRALRQQLPPNFALGVTGLLDWAKTGDIATLNTLPVDELVVQSYQGRRTVVNYQDYLPALTRLRIPFKLGLVQHGKRDSQAEAQLRTSPWYRGTVVFMLNPDAR
- the cueR gene encoding Cu(I)-responsive transcriptional regulator, translated to MNISDVAKKTGLTSKAIRFYEEKGLVTPPLRGENGYRTYGQQHLNELTLLRQARQVGFNLEECGELVNLFNDPGRHSADVKKRTLEKVAEIERHISELQSMRTQLLALAASCPGDDSAECPIIENLSGCCHHKAQA